A window of Equus caballus isolate H_3958 breed thoroughbred chromosome 10, TB-T2T, whole genome shotgun sequence contains these coding sequences:
- the TRIM28 gene encoding transcription intermediary factor 1-beta isoform X1: protein MAASAAAASAAAAASGSPGPGEGSAGGEKRTATAAAASASVSASASASSPAGGGGEALELLEHCGVCRERLRPEREPRLLPCLHSACSACLGPAAPAAANSSGDGGAAGDGAVVDCPVCKQQCFSKDIVENYFMRDSGSKAATDSQDANQQCCTSCEDNAPATSYCVECSEPLCETCVEAHQRVKYTKDHTVRSTGPAKSRDGERTVYCNVHKHEPLVLFCESCDTLTCRDCQLNAHKDHQYQFLEDAVRNQRKLLASLVKRLGDKHATLQKNTKEVRSSIRQVSDVQKRVQVDVKMAILQIMKELNKRGRVLVNDAQKVTEGQQERLERQHWTMTKIQKHQEHILRFASWALESDNNTALLLSKKLIYFQLHRALKMIVDPVEPHGEMKFQWDLNAWTKSAEAFGKIVAERPGTNSTGPAPMAPPRPPGPLSKQGSGSSQPMEVHEGYGFGSDDPYSSAEPHVSGVKRSRSGEGEVSGLMRKVPRVSLERLDLDLTADSQPPVFKVFPGSTTEDYNLIVIERGAAAAAAGQPGTAPPGAPGAPPLPGMAIVKEEETEAAIGAPPAATEGPETKPVLMALAEGPGAEGPRLASPSGSTSSGLEVVAPEGTSAPTGGPGALDDSATICRVCQKPGDLVMCNQCEFCFHLDCHLPALQDVPGEEWSCSLCHVLPDLKEEDGNLSLDGGDSTGVVAKLSPANQQKCERVLLALFCHEPCRPLHQLATDSTFSLDQPGGTLDLTLIRARLQEKLSPPYSSPQEFAQDVGRMFKQFNKLTEDKADVQSIIGLQRFFETRMNEAFGDTKFSAVLVEPPPLSLPGASLSAQELSSGPGDGP from the exons ATGGCGGCCTCGGCGGCGGCGGcttcggcggcggcggcggcctcgGGCAGCCCCGGCCCGGGCGAGGGCTCGGCGGGCGGCGAAAAGCGcaccgccaccgccgccgccgcctcggcttCGGTTTCGGCTTCGGCCTCAGCGTCGTCACCCGCGGGGGGCGGTGGTGAGGCCCTGGAGTTACTGGAGCACTGCGGCGTGTGCCGGGAGCGCCTGCGGCCCGAGAGGGAGCCGCGCCTGCTGCCCTGCCTGCACTCGGCCTGCAGCGCCTGCCTCGGGCCCGCGGCCCCCGCCGCCGCCAACAGCTCGGGGGACGGGGGTGCGGCGGGCGACGGCGCCG TGGTGGACTGTCCTGTGTGCAAGCAGCAGTGCTTCTCCAAAGACATTGTGGAGAATTACTTTATGCGGGACAGTGGCAGCAAGGCTGCTACCGACTCCCAGGATGCGAATCAG CAGTGCTGCACTAGCTGTGAGGATAATGCCCCTGCCACCAGCTACTGTGTAGAGTGCTCTGAGCCGTTGTGTGAGACTTGTGTGGAGGCACACCAGCGGGTGAAGTACACCAAGGACCACACCGTGCGCTCCACTG GGCCTGCCAAGTCAAGGGATGGTGAGCGCACCGTGTACTGCAATGTGCACAAGCACGAGCCCCTTGTGCTGTTCTGCGAGAGCTGTGATACACTCACCTGCCGGGACTGCCAGCTCAATGCCCACAAGGACCACCA ATACCAGTTTCTGGAGGATGCAGTGAGGAACCAGCGCAAGCTCCTGGCCTCGCTGGTGAAGCGTCTGGGGGACAAGCATGCAACATTGCAGAAGAACACCAAGGAGGTTCGCAGCTC GATCCGCCAAGTGTCTGACGTACAGAAGCGTGTGCAGGTCGATGTTAAGATGGCCATCCTGCAGATCATGAAGGAACTGAACAAGCGGGGCCGCGTGTTGGTCAATGATGCCCAG AAGGTGACTGAAGGGCAGCAGGAGCGCCTGGAGCGCCAGCACTGGACCATGACCAAGATCCAGAAGCACCAGGAACATATCCTGCGCTTTGCCTCATGGGCCCTGGAGAGTGACAATAACACAGCCCTACTGCTTTCTAAGAAGCTG ATCTACTTCCAGCTGCACCGGGCCCTCAAGATGATTGTGGACCCTGTGGAGCCACATGGCGAGATGAAGTTCCAGTGGGACCTCAACGCCTGGACCAAAAGTGCGGAGGCCTTCG GTAAGATTGTGGCAGAGCGTCCTGGCACCAACTCGACAGGCCCTGCACCCATGGCTCCTCCACGGCCTCCAGGGCCCTTGAGCAAGCAGGGCTCTGGCAGCAGCCAG CCCATGGAAGTGCACGAAGGCTATGGCTTTGGGTcag ATGACCCTTACTCGAGTGCAGAGCCACATGTGTCAGGGGTGAAGCG GTCCCGCTCAGGTGAGGGTGAGGTGAGTGGTCTCATGCGCAAGGTGCCACGGGTGAGCCTGGAGCGCCTGGACCTGGACCTCACGGCTGACAGCCAACCACCAGTCTTCAAGGTCTTCCCAGGCAGCACCACTGAGGATTACAATCTCATTGTTATTGAGCGGggtgctgcagctgctgctgctggacagCCTGGGACTGCGCCCCCTGGCGCCCCTGGGGCCCCacccctgccgggcatggccaTTGTCAAG gaggaagagacagaggctgCCATTGGAGCCCCACCTGCTGCCACTGAGGGCCCTGAGACCAAACCTGTGCTGATGGCGCTGGCAGAGGGTCCTGGTGCTGAGGGCCCTCGCCTGGCCTCACCCAGTGGCAGTACCAGCTCAGGCCTGGAGGTGGTGGCTCCAGAGGGCACCTCAGCCCCAACTGGTGGCCCAGGTGCCCTGGATGACAGTGCCACCATCTGCCGCGTCTGCCAGAAGCCAGGCGACCTCGTCATGTGCAACCAGTGCGAGTTCTGCTTCCACCTGGATTGCCACCTGCCTGCCCTGCAGGATGTGCCAGG ggAGGAGTGGAGCTGCTCGCTTTGCCATGTGCTACCAGACCTGAAGGAGGAGGATGGCAACCTGAGCCTGGATGGTGGTGACAGCACTGGCGTGGTAGCCAAGCTTTCTCCAGCCAACCAGCAG AAGTGTGAGCGTGTCCTGCTGGCCCTGTTCTGCCATGAGCCCTGCCGGCCCTTGCACCAGCTGGCTACTGACTCCACCTTCTCCCTG GATCAGCCTGGTGGCACCCTGGACCTGACCCTGATCCGTGCCCGCCTCCAGGAGAAGTTGTCACCACCTTACAGCTCCCCCCAGGAGTTTGCCCAGGATGTGGGCCGCATGTTCAAGCAGTTCAACAAGCTCACAGAG GACAAGGCGGATGTGCAGTCCATCATCGGCCTGCAGCGCTTTTTTGAGACTCGCATGAATGAGGCCTTCGGTGACACCAAGTTCTCTGCTGTGCTGGTGGAGCCCCCGCCACTGAGCCTGCCTGGTGCCAGCCTGAGTGCCCAGGAGCTGTCCAGTGGCCCTGGTGATGGCCCCTGA
- the TRIM28 gene encoding transcription intermediary factor 1-beta isoform X2 — translation MAASAAAASAAAAASGSPGPGEGSAGGEKRTATAAAASASVSASASASSPAGGGGEALELLEHCGVCRERLRPEREPRLLPCLHSACSACLGPAAPAAANSSGDGGAAGDGAVVDCPVCKQQCFSKDIVENYFMRDSGSKAATDSQDANQCCTSCEDNAPATSYCVECSEPLCETCVEAHQRVKYTKDHTVRSTGPAKSRDGERTVYCNVHKHEPLVLFCESCDTLTCRDCQLNAHKDHQYQFLEDAVRNQRKLLASLVKRLGDKHATLQKNTKEVRSSIRQVSDVQKRVQVDVKMAILQIMKELNKRGRVLVNDAQKVTEGQQERLERQHWTMTKIQKHQEHILRFASWALESDNNTALLLSKKLIYFQLHRALKMIVDPVEPHGEMKFQWDLNAWTKSAEAFGKIVAERPGTNSTGPAPMAPPRPPGPLSKQGSGSSQPMEVHEGYGFGSDDPYSSAEPHVSGVKRSRSGEGEVSGLMRKVPRVSLERLDLDLTADSQPPVFKVFPGSTTEDYNLIVIERGAAAAAAGQPGTAPPGAPGAPPLPGMAIVKEEETEAAIGAPPAATEGPETKPVLMALAEGPGAEGPRLASPSGSTSSGLEVVAPEGTSAPTGGPGALDDSATICRVCQKPGDLVMCNQCEFCFHLDCHLPALQDVPGEEWSCSLCHVLPDLKEEDGNLSLDGGDSTGVVAKLSPANQQKCERVLLALFCHEPCRPLHQLATDSTFSLDQPGGTLDLTLIRARLQEKLSPPYSSPQEFAQDVGRMFKQFNKLTEDKADVQSIIGLQRFFETRMNEAFGDTKFSAVLVEPPPLSLPGASLSAQELSSGPGDGP, via the exons ATGGCGGCCTCGGCGGCGGCGGcttcggcggcggcggcggcctcgGGCAGCCCCGGCCCGGGCGAGGGCTCGGCGGGCGGCGAAAAGCGcaccgccaccgccgccgccgcctcggcttCGGTTTCGGCTTCGGCCTCAGCGTCGTCACCCGCGGGGGGCGGTGGTGAGGCCCTGGAGTTACTGGAGCACTGCGGCGTGTGCCGGGAGCGCCTGCGGCCCGAGAGGGAGCCGCGCCTGCTGCCCTGCCTGCACTCGGCCTGCAGCGCCTGCCTCGGGCCCGCGGCCCCCGCCGCCGCCAACAGCTCGGGGGACGGGGGTGCGGCGGGCGACGGCGCCG TGGTGGACTGTCCTGTGTGCAAGCAGCAGTGCTTCTCCAAAGACATTGTGGAGAATTACTTTATGCGGGACAGTGGCAGCAAGGCTGCTACCGACTCCCAGGATGCGAATCAG TGCTGCACTAGCTGTGAGGATAATGCCCCTGCCACCAGCTACTGTGTAGAGTGCTCTGAGCCGTTGTGTGAGACTTGTGTGGAGGCACACCAGCGGGTGAAGTACACCAAGGACCACACCGTGCGCTCCACTG GGCCTGCCAAGTCAAGGGATGGTGAGCGCACCGTGTACTGCAATGTGCACAAGCACGAGCCCCTTGTGCTGTTCTGCGAGAGCTGTGATACACTCACCTGCCGGGACTGCCAGCTCAATGCCCACAAGGACCACCA ATACCAGTTTCTGGAGGATGCAGTGAGGAACCAGCGCAAGCTCCTGGCCTCGCTGGTGAAGCGTCTGGGGGACAAGCATGCAACATTGCAGAAGAACACCAAGGAGGTTCGCAGCTC GATCCGCCAAGTGTCTGACGTACAGAAGCGTGTGCAGGTCGATGTTAAGATGGCCATCCTGCAGATCATGAAGGAACTGAACAAGCGGGGCCGCGTGTTGGTCAATGATGCCCAG AAGGTGACTGAAGGGCAGCAGGAGCGCCTGGAGCGCCAGCACTGGACCATGACCAAGATCCAGAAGCACCAGGAACATATCCTGCGCTTTGCCTCATGGGCCCTGGAGAGTGACAATAACACAGCCCTACTGCTTTCTAAGAAGCTG ATCTACTTCCAGCTGCACCGGGCCCTCAAGATGATTGTGGACCCTGTGGAGCCACATGGCGAGATGAAGTTCCAGTGGGACCTCAACGCCTGGACCAAAAGTGCGGAGGCCTTCG GTAAGATTGTGGCAGAGCGTCCTGGCACCAACTCGACAGGCCCTGCACCCATGGCTCCTCCACGGCCTCCAGGGCCCTTGAGCAAGCAGGGCTCTGGCAGCAGCCAG CCCATGGAAGTGCACGAAGGCTATGGCTTTGGGTcag ATGACCCTTACTCGAGTGCAGAGCCACATGTGTCAGGGGTGAAGCG GTCCCGCTCAGGTGAGGGTGAGGTGAGTGGTCTCATGCGCAAGGTGCCACGGGTGAGCCTGGAGCGCCTGGACCTGGACCTCACGGCTGACAGCCAACCACCAGTCTTCAAGGTCTTCCCAGGCAGCACCACTGAGGATTACAATCTCATTGTTATTGAGCGGggtgctgcagctgctgctgctggacagCCTGGGACTGCGCCCCCTGGCGCCCCTGGGGCCCCacccctgccgggcatggccaTTGTCAAG gaggaagagacagaggctgCCATTGGAGCCCCACCTGCTGCCACTGAGGGCCCTGAGACCAAACCTGTGCTGATGGCGCTGGCAGAGGGTCCTGGTGCTGAGGGCCCTCGCCTGGCCTCACCCAGTGGCAGTACCAGCTCAGGCCTGGAGGTGGTGGCTCCAGAGGGCACCTCAGCCCCAACTGGTGGCCCAGGTGCCCTGGATGACAGTGCCACCATCTGCCGCGTCTGCCAGAAGCCAGGCGACCTCGTCATGTGCAACCAGTGCGAGTTCTGCTTCCACCTGGATTGCCACCTGCCTGCCCTGCAGGATGTGCCAGG ggAGGAGTGGAGCTGCTCGCTTTGCCATGTGCTACCAGACCTGAAGGAGGAGGATGGCAACCTGAGCCTGGATGGTGGTGACAGCACTGGCGTGGTAGCCAAGCTTTCTCCAGCCAACCAGCAG AAGTGTGAGCGTGTCCTGCTGGCCCTGTTCTGCCATGAGCCCTGCCGGCCCTTGCACCAGCTGGCTACTGACTCCACCTTCTCCCTG GATCAGCCTGGTGGCACCCTGGACCTGACCCTGATCCGTGCCCGCCTCCAGGAGAAGTTGTCACCACCTTACAGCTCCCCCCAGGAGTTTGCCCAGGATGTGGGCCGCATGTTCAAGCAGTTCAACAAGCTCACAGAG GACAAGGCGGATGTGCAGTCCATCATCGGCCTGCAGCGCTTTTTTGAGACTCGCATGAATGAGGCCTTCGGTGACACCAAGTTCTCTGCTGTGCTGGTGGAGCCCCCGCCACTGAGCCTGCCTGGTGCCAGCCTGAGTGCCCAGGAGCTGTCCAGTGGCCCTGGTGATGGCCCCTGA